The Glandiceps talaboti chromosome 1, keGlaTala1.1, whole genome shotgun sequence genome has a segment encoding these proteins:
- the LOC144433822 gene encoding uncharacterized protein LOC144433822, giving the protein MERTKIRRLGIPRPILLLLHLVLAVGSVIGSLEPSVCKKAVDIKCVDGTCDRSYIPVKCYNGHCNDETGDCECSHCWSGSNCDQLENNNAPVFVEKTVEVEVDINSDNDVITVVQARDLDALKCPDDDKCECAKVFYSIYSGNSQSLFMIDPLSGEISLSPAKRLKTGSKHAITITAANEQSYHRRMRSLSVEQKVDKTTILVSVVENVENQAHSRRKRSSDGVPDTPTFEIEKYGEFEDKSEVLVGSVVPMGLVIWLPATITNMTVEVVTENTYTAIMTLCNVSIIHVGSNYPDVDPDLVTIAMDAAAGDYRYDRAVLEFGEVENTGSDTSDPEASKIKIAFDAIMQNNPDVADGDTIYVSGAVDYNEDQSWGGQIPFTFEYEDWVKTAAAVNVEGVNEMSKSSAVVFNFSMELNDPANDVRFDVYTPFNVTSSAFSICRVDVWDKGSSFGCLPDDLPQLSFANESDSNLMASLDFGSITNAGSRLGSSTPEDNTISGEFVVLLTNNTEVINGEKYWLGVSVRVDDEEIYSSQLAVTANPIAPPMMTAEPVIQFYVIDSNEVIIGGSVGFILNVTIQGGVTTALVIDLSMPYSDGEPVMTICSAKVASVGYNMPCVGDAIMDYYQEDGENTDYVQFNFGHVTNTGQRHSDDDNTIMIHVTTKLEENHPAMKPNTTFLVTAGVRYEMANNDVLWVAQNPINTTDDAHDYDQVPTFTIVNRADDQYIYNLSAASFDFEIFVPAVATYEPLTIDISTPVVENKAFVSICRVELIHFGENLACYDLNDMSITYESSENDGINDMATISLGIVSNPEFEDTDENKEGSTIRFEVHVKMEEHVKLEDGMILWTSFGATISETRSWSGQISLIANFARPDLYPDEVEPEYDFYAQSGRSRVLKAGGTAIYYVSMPTEEQSVTAYTLNVTAPNETLSVCRVHMTEAGRNFPCFDLTQKASYLAYEGDDQFDAAVLDLGPQRNTGNPPTDDSNENLMVAQVVVQMRPEALPPDNITLPEDQYFSVAMKTGTQGVWTAEDYLVVNVEPPDLNFTVLPEFTFDKLSSEPTITIGGSAVFYLDMYIPYGTIADYMIQFDGDVTEKGKTQICDAKIVATGWNVPCVNGSHVGTEFVSTYDNDIYDYAYTDYVTITNMNLYGTLSDDVNKTKHAMI; this is encoded by the exons TCATTGGTAGCCTTGAACCAAGTGTATGTAAGAAGGCTGTTGACATCAAATGTGTGGACGGGACATGTGACAG ATCATATATTCCTGTTAAATGTTATAACGGACATTGCAATGATGAAACTGGTGATTGTGAATGCTCGCATTGCTGGTCGGGGTCAAACTGTGACCAGTTAG AGAACAACAATGCTCCAGTTTTCGTCGAAAAGACTGTGGAAGTGGAGGTGGATATCAACTCAGACAATGACGTAATCACCGTCGTCCAGGCAAGGGATCTCGACGCTCTGAAGTGCCCGGATGACGACAAATGCGAGTGTgcaaaagtgttttattcaatcTACTCTGGAAACAGCCAATCGCTGTTCATGATAGATCCATTGTCGGGGGAAATAAGTTTGTCTCCAGCTAAAAGACTAAAAACTGGCTCTAAGCATGCTATAACGATAACAGCGGCAAATGAGCAATCTTATCATCGCCGGATGCGATCGCTGTCTGTTGAACAAAAGGTGGACAAGACGACGATACTAGTATCAGTCGTTGAAAATGTGGAAAATCAAGCTCATTCGAGAAGGAAACGATCG TCTGACGGCGTGCCAGACACACCAACATTTGAAATAGAAAAATATGGCGAGTTTGAGGACAAGTCGGAAGTCTTAGTGGGGTCAGTTGTGCCAATGGGACTGGTAATATGGCTGCCTGCTACCATCACAAATATGACGGTTGAAGTAGTGACTGAAAATACATACACGGCCATTATGACACTGTGTAATGTCTCTATcattcatgtagggtctaactaTCCCGACGTTGACCCGGATTTAGTTACCATAGCGATGGACGCTGCAGCTGGCGACTATAGG tatGACAGAGCTGTGCTCGAATTTGGTGAGGTGGAGAATACAGGCTCCGACACATCTGACCCGGAAGCAAGCAAAATCAAAATAGCGTTCGATGCTATAATGCAGAATAACCCTGACGTAGCAGATGGAGATACTATCTATGTATCGGGGGCTGTAGACTACAACGAAGACCAGTCATGGGGTGGACAAATTCCATTCACATTTGAGTATGAAGATTGG GTTAAAACAGCAGCAGCTGTCAACGTTGAGGGCGTTAATGAAATGAGTAAAAGTTCCGCGGTAGTGTTCAATTTCTCGATGGAACTCAATGATCCGGCGAATGATGTCAGATTTGATGTTTACACGCCTTTTAATGTTACCTCATCAGCATTTTCAATCTGCAGAGTAGACGTCTGGGACAAGG GGTCAAGTTTTGGATGTCTACCTGACGACCTACCACAGCTGtcatttgcaaatgaaagtgattctAACCTAATGGCATCTCTTGACTTCGGTAGCATAACTAATGCAG GTTCACGTCTTGGTTCTTCAACACCCGAGGACAACACCATCAGCGGTGAGTTTGTGGTTCTTCTAACAAACAACACTGAAGTAATAAATGGCGAAAAGTACTGGCTGGGTGTGAGCGTGCGCGTTGATGACGAAGAAATCTACTCATCTCAGCTCGCCGTCACTGCTAATCCAATAGCGCCCCCAATGATG ACTGCCGAACCTGTCATTCAATTCTATGTGATTGACAGTAACGAGGTCATTATTGGTGGCTCTGTTGGGTTTATCCTCAACGTTACAATCCAGGGAGGTGTGACCACGGCTCTAGTCATCGACTTATCAATGCCATACAGTGACGGTGAACCAGTCATGACGATCTGTAGTGCTAAGGTGGCCAGTGTTGGCTACAACATGCCGTGTGTTGGTGATGCCATCATGGACTACTACCAAGAG GATGGAGAGAACACCGATTATGTGCAGTTCAACTTTGGCCATGTGACAAACACAGGACAACGTCACTCCGATGACGACAACACTATTATGATTCACGTTACTACTAAGCTAGAAGAAAATCATCCCGCCATGAAACCTAACACGACGTTCCTGGTAACTGCAGGTGTACGCTACGAAATGGCCAACAATGACGTATTATGGGTTGCGCAGAATCCAATAAATACTACCGATGATGCGCACGATTATGATCAG GTCCCAACTTTCACAATTGTCAACCGAGCTGACGACCAATACATCTATAATCTCTCCGCGGCATCGTTCGATTTCGAGATATTTGTCCCTGCTGTGGCGACGTATGAGCCGCTTACAATTGACATATCTACACCGGTTGTGGAAAACAAGGCCTTCGTGAGCATCTGCAGGGTAGAGCTAATCCACTTTGGTGAAAACTTGGCTTGTTACGATCTCAACGACATGTCGATTACGTACGAGTCTTCAGAGAACGACGGTATCAACGACATGGCCACGATATCTCTGGGAATAGTTTCAAATCCGGAATTTGAAGACACGGACGAAAATAAAGAAGGCAGCACAATTCGTTTTGAAGTTCACGTAAAAATGGAGGAACATGTCAAACTTGAAGATGGGATGATTTTATGGACAAGCTTTGGTGCAACGATTAGTGAGACAAGGTCATGGTCAGGACAGATCTCTCTGATTGCTAACTTCGCCAGGCCAGACTTGTATCCT GATGAAGTAGAACCAGAGTACGATTTCTACGCCCAATCAGGTCGTAGTAGGGTGTTGAAAGCCGGTGGCACTGCTATCTATTACGTATCCATGCCGACGGAGGAACAGTCTGTGACGGCCTACACATTGAACGTCACAGCACCAAACGAGACACTATCAGTCTGCAGGGTGCACATGACAGAAGCCGGTCGAAACTTTCCATGTTTTGACTTGACTCAGAAAGCGTCTTACCTTGCATACGAAGGAGATGACCAGTTTGATGCTGCAGTTTTAGACTTAGGTCCACAACGCAATACAG GTAATCCTCCCACTGATGACTCTAATGAGAATTTGATGGTAGCACAGGTGGTAGTTCAAATGAGACCGGAAGCACTGCCACCAGACAACATCACTCTTCCCGAAGACCAGTACTTTTCCGTTGCCATGAAAACAGGAACACAGGGTGTTTGGACAGCTGAAGACTATTTGGTCGTCAATGTTGAGCCGCCAGATCTGAATTTT ACCGTGCTGCCAGAATTCACTTTCGACAAGTTAAGTTCCGAACCCACCATTACAATAGGTGGTTCGGCAGTGTTTTACCTTGATATGTATATACCATACGGTACGATAGCTGACTACATGATACAATTCGACGGCGATGTCACCGAGAAAGGCAAGACACAGATTTGTGATGCCAAAATAGTGGCAACTGGATGGAATGTGCCGTGTGTGAATGGAAGTCATGTCGGTACAGAGTTTGTGTCAACCTATGACAATGACATTTATGACTATGCCTACACAGATTACGTCACAATCACAAATATGAACTTATATGGCACTTTGTCTGATGACGTAAATAAG ACTAAGCACGCTATGATATGA